The following coding sequences lie in one Oncorhynchus kisutch isolate 150728-3 linkage group LG27, Okis_V2, whole genome shotgun sequence genomic window:
- the LOC109872181 gene encoding probable G-protein coupled receptor 141 — MGNGTNVDNAIPKSYRDALLSIYTIVLVGGTISMSLMINIIKSNVRSVTTTAVLNLIVVHFVFLLTVPFRLYFYAAGEWHLGPNFCKVVSAMIHAHMYLAFVFYVIILVIRYLSFFRRFNQVEFYRRLHALGASAAVWGLMLIVVVPLTAVKYGSSTDNNITTNDNQCFNFGRIFDEKHTVAVLNYIICALIIVVTLALACCQVWILGCVYRTHRAMIFSQQEFWAQIKSLCFMLVIIVCFVPYNVFRIYYVSNYNVSLQMKNEFALAVTTFSCFDMLTFIGRGSFRPCDTTCCVS; from the coding sequence ATGGGGAATGGGACAAATGTCGACAATGCCATACCTAAATCATACAGAGATGCATTGCTGTCAATATACACTATTGTGCTCGTTGGAGGGACCATCAGCATGTCCCTCATGATCAACATCATCAAGTCCAACGTCCGCTCGGTGACCACTACAGCCGTTCTGAACCTGATCGTGGTCCACTTCGTCTTCCTCCTGACTGTGCCCTTCCGCCTTTATTTCTATGCGGCCGGCGAGTGGCATCTTGGTCCTAACTTCTGCAAGGTGGTCAGTGCCATGATCCACGCCCACATGTACTTAGCCTTCGTCTTCTATGTGATCATTCTGGTGATCCGCTACCTGAGTTTCTTCAGGAGGTTCAATCAGGTGGAGTTCTACAGGAGGCTGCACGCCCTGGGGGCCAGTGCTGCTGTCTGGGGCCTCATGCTCATTGTGGTGGTCCCTTTGACTGCTGTGAAGTATGGATCATCTACAGATAATAATATAACAACCAATGACAACCAGTGCTTCAATTTCGGAAGGATCTTTGACGAGAAACATACTGTGGCTGTGCTGAATTACATCATCTGTGCTCTCATCATCGTGGTTACATTGGCCCTGGCCTGTTGCCAAGTGTGGATTTTGGGCTGTGTGTACAGAACTCACAGGGCGATGATCTTCTCTCAACAGGAGTTTTGGGCTCAGATCAAAAGTCTTTGCTTTATGCTGGTCATTATAGTATGCTTTGTTCCATACAATGTATTCAGGATTTACTATGTGAGTAATTATAATGTCAGTCTCCAAATGAAGAATGAGTTTGCCCTTGCTGTCACGACGTTCAGCTGCTTTGACATGTTGACTTTTATAGGGAGGGGGTCGTTCAGACCCTGTGATACAACATGTTGTGTATCATAA